The following proteins are encoded in a genomic region of Corallococcus silvisoli:
- a CDS encoding terminase large subunit domain-containing protein, with the protein MTKAKAVTAGKDLLQGLPVIRPETHGRHSRLDELALFLREKFGTTAGFSDRMGLTPQELLVLYYEPEYSLRPAQQPPDMIAAEHARWRTWFLLGGRGAGKTHAGACAVLREAKADPEARILIVGPTYTEIQKNQLEGPSGIITLAPPWFRPEHLKSKKQLVFPNGVKADYLPAADADKFRGYGYTFEWLDEVVAWKKDPVAVWNECCRVGRGTSARMRKLGLSSRKVITTTPAPTELFREILKQRDGLVLSRSSTLDNSAHLDDAYALQARDAAKSAIGRREFYGELEFDLDPALFRGVDWNASRVKQKEQPSVFDFIVIGLDPATGEKKGADEHGIVVVGVRREADGRDHAYVLADLSLKSPEPAAWAKKAVAAFKAWEPFAKKDGGGRPRIWIFAETNTGGSMVRSTIHTLAKVKVLTERARNSKAERAAPVSMLAVAGLVHMVGRHDKLEEQLGKFTGAPGGHARDDRVDAMVWPIYKHVVKMRRNIGAAAEATSETETNPE; encoded by the coding sequence ATGACCAAAGCGAAAGCCGTCACCGCCGGGAAGGACCTGCTCCAGGGCCTTCCCGTCATCCGCCCCGAGACCCACGGGCGCCACTCGCGCCTGGATGAACTGGCGCTCTTCCTCCGGGAGAAGTTCGGCACCACCGCGGGCTTCTCGGACCGGATGGGCCTCACGCCGCAGGAGCTGCTCGTCCTCTACTACGAGCCCGAGTACTCCCTGCGCCCCGCCCAGCAGCCGCCGGACATGATTGCCGCCGAGCACGCGCGCTGGCGGACGTGGTTCCTCTTGGGGGGCCGTGGCGCAGGCAAGACGCACGCGGGCGCATGCGCCGTGCTGCGCGAGGCGAAGGCGGACCCCGAAGCACGCATCCTCATCGTCGGCCCTACGTACACGGAGATTCAGAAGAACCAGCTCGAAGGGCCCAGCGGCATAATCACCCTGGCGCCGCCATGGTTCCGCCCCGAGCACCTGAAGTCGAAGAAGCAGCTCGTCTTCCCCAACGGCGTGAAAGCCGACTACCTGCCGGCAGCGGACGCGGACAAGTTCCGCGGCTACGGCTACACCTTCGAGTGGTTGGACGAGGTGGTCGCCTGGAAGAAGGACCCCGTCGCCGTCTGGAACGAGTGCTGCCGCGTCGGCCGCGGCACGTCCGCGCGGATGCGCAAGCTGGGCCTCTCCAGCCGCAAGGTCATCACCACCACACCCGCGCCCACGGAGCTGTTCCGTGAAATCCTCAAGCAGCGGGATGGCCTCGTACTCTCGCGCTCCAGCACGCTGGACAACAGCGCGCACCTGGACGACGCCTACGCCCTCCAGGCGCGCGACGCGGCGAAGAGCGCCATCGGCAGGCGCGAGTTCTACGGGGAGCTGGAGTTCGACCTCGACCCCGCCCTCTTTCGGGGTGTGGACTGGAACGCCTCGCGCGTGAAGCAGAAGGAACAGCCCTCCGTCTTTGACTTCATCGTCATCGGCTTGGACCCGGCGACGGGGGAGAAGAAGGGCGCGGACGAACACGGCATCGTGGTGGTGGGCGTGCGCCGCGAGGCGGACGGACGCGACCATGCCTATGTGCTCGCGGACCTCTCGCTGAAGAGCCCGGAGCCCGCGGCCTGGGCGAAGAAGGCCGTCGCGGCCTTCAAGGCGTGGGAGCCCTTCGCGAAGAAGGACGGCGGCGGGCGCCCGCGCATCTGGATTTTCGCGGAGACGAACACAGGCGGCAGCATGGTGCGCTCCACCATCCACACTCTGGCGAAGGTGAAGGTGCTCACCGAGCGGGCGCGCAACTCGAAGGCCGAGCGCGCGGCGCCCGTCTCCATGCTCGCGGTGGCGGGCCTCGTGCACATGGTGGGGCGACACGACAAGCTGGAGGAGCAGCTCGGCAAGTTCACCGGCGCCCCCGGAGGCCACGCGCGGGATGACCGCGTGGACGCCATGGTGTGGCCCATCTACAAGCACGTCGTGAAAATGCGGCGGAACATCGGTGCCGCAGCCGAGGCGACATCTGAAACAGAGACCAATCCGGAATAG
- a CDS encoding transposase, with translation MTPVIHSHPSRKHSPPLDRTRYRVECFIHDLKRFRSAATRYDNTATSYLAVLHVASMLLWLR, from the coding sequence ATGACGCCTGTCATCCACTCCCACCCGAGCCGCAAGCACTCGCCGCCCTTGGACCGCACCCGCTACCGGGTGGAGTGCTTCATCCACGACCTCAAGCGCTTTCGGTCCGCTGCTACCCGCTACGACAATACGGCGACCTCCTACCTCGCCGTCCTCCATGTCGCCTCCATGCTTCTCTGGCTGCGTTAA
- a CDS encoding phage portal protein: protein MASLLHRVAKALGLVPGPKGGGQQLAHALPFVSFSPRRGTREVLRAYKENGWLRTVVDTVAEAVATPRWRVYKRVRPGVLGVLDQRLKSANPRLRAKALKDATASGELVELSDHELLRLLEAPHPRYPGRAYRKLQQVHVDLVGEAFLWLRRDDTGRVVGWEVVPPHRVLMTPTPDNPYFFISHSTFIGAVPEADVLWPKHLDPEAPEDRGAGAGMALGDELDTVEAISRATKSTFERGGIPAAIVGLNNKNDDDGSTTGESAQDMEKRFNAAHQGPHNASKVWFAPAGVTLAQVQVNFRELQTEELKKGLLDFIRQNYNVPPELVGDLTASNRSTAESAEYTLADFAVLPRLEFWRSWYQHCLVPLVDRDAILDYDDPRPQEFERVFRLMTTQPTEAFTYNEVRELAGYEPDPLLEGKRPPPLPGAGGGNNPQSASANATPNPPRDRSGEEGRL from the coding sequence ATGGCCTCTCTCCTACACCGCGTCGCCAAGGCGCTCGGCCTCGTGCCGGGCCCGAAGGGCGGTGGGCAGCAACTCGCCCACGCGCTTCCCTTCGTCAGCTTCAGTCCGCGCCGCGGCACCCGCGAAGTGCTGCGCGCATACAAGGAAAACGGCTGGCTGCGCACCGTCGTGGACACCGTCGCGGAGGCGGTAGCCACGCCTCGCTGGCGCGTCTACAAGCGCGTCCGCCCCGGCGTACTGGGTGTGCTCGACCAGCGGTTGAAGTCCGCCAACCCGAGACTACGTGCGAAGGCGCTGAAGGACGCCACAGCCTCCGGGGAGTTGGTGGAACTGTCGGACCACGAGCTGCTACGTCTGCTGGAGGCGCCTCACCCGCGCTACCCCGGCCGCGCCTACCGGAAGCTTCAGCAGGTGCACGTGGACCTGGTGGGCGAGGCCTTCCTCTGGCTGCGCCGCGACGACACCGGCCGGGTGGTGGGCTGGGAGGTGGTGCCTCCGCACCGCGTCCTCATGACGCCCACGCCCGACAACCCGTACTTCTTCATCAGCCACAGTACCTTCATCGGCGCCGTGCCCGAGGCGGATGTCCTCTGGCCCAAGCACCTGGATCCGGAAGCGCCGGAGGACCGAGGCGCGGGTGCAGGCATGGCGCTGGGCGATGAGCTGGATACGGTGGAGGCCATCTCCCGCGCGACGAAGTCCACCTTCGAGCGCGGCGGCATCCCTGCCGCTATCGTCGGTCTGAACAACAAGAACGATGACGATGGCAGCACCACCGGCGAGTCCGCCCAGGACATGGAGAAGCGCTTCAACGCCGCGCACCAGGGGCCCCACAACGCGAGCAAGGTCTGGTTCGCGCCGGCCGGCGTCACCCTCGCCCAGGTGCAGGTGAACTTCCGCGAGTTGCAGACGGAGGAGCTGAAGAAGGGCCTACTGGACTTCATCCGGCAGAACTACAACGTGCCGCCGGAGCTGGTGGGCGATCTCACCGCCAGCAACCGCTCCACCGCGGAGAGCGCCGAGTACACCCTGGCGGACTTCGCCGTCCTGCCCCGCCTGGAGTTCTGGCGCTCCTGGTACCAGCACTGCCTGGTGCCCCTCGTCGACCGGGACGCCATCCTCGACTACGATGACCCGCGCCCCCAGGAGTTCGAGCGCGTCTTCCGCCTCATGACGACGCAGCCCACCGAGGCCTTCACCTACAACGAGGTCCGCGAGCTGGCGGGCTACGAGCCGGACCCGCTCCTCGAAGGCAAGCGCCCACCGCCACTGCCCGGCGCGGGCGGAGGCAACAACCCGCAGTCGGCGTCCGCGAACGCCACGCCCAACCCTCCGCGCGACCGAAGCGGCGAAGAAGGACGGCTGTAG
- a CDS encoding HK97 family phage prohead protease: MDRRPRSKRSTRALNLKLYEPAAATTAPAAATPPVFRLIDPPEEYDRDDDRMAAGALRLPAGETDVPLFWDHSHQDMTAASRLPVGRARIWWEGGEPLMSPVFDGVGELSRLCAEKVQAGTLRACSIGYLTLSARPNDKGGEDVLEAELLEVSITGIPAKRSAQRLKSMATPEEVQQTFETMAKDIAETKAMVAELKALVTKLAPASEETKSEDGEESEEAPAEGEDAVTKYFRSLVTKKK, encoded by the coding sequence ATGGACAGACGCCCGCGCAGCAAGCGCAGCACGCGCGCCCTCAATCTGAAGCTCTACGAGCCCGCCGCCGCGACCACGGCACCCGCTGCGGCGACGCCTCCCGTCTTTCGGCTGATTGACCCGCCGGAGGAGTACGACCGCGACGACGACAGGATGGCGGCGGGCGCGCTGCGCCTGCCGGCGGGCGAGACGGACGTCCCCCTCTTCTGGGACCACAGCCACCAGGACATGACGGCCGCGAGTCGCCTGCCCGTGGGCCGCGCTCGTATCTGGTGGGAGGGCGGCGAGCCGCTCATGTCCCCCGTCTTCGACGGCGTCGGCGAGCTGTCCAGGTTGTGCGCGGAGAAGGTGCAGGCCGGCACCCTCCGCGCGTGCTCCATCGGCTACCTCACGCTGTCCGCCCGCCCCAACGACAAGGGCGGCGAGGACGTGCTGGAGGCAGAGCTGTTGGAGGTGTCCATCACCGGCATTCCCGCAAAGCGCTCCGCGCAGAGGTTGAAGAGCATGGCGACCCCCGAAGAGGTGCAGCAGACGTTCGAGACGATGGCCAAGGACATCGCGGAGACGAAGGCGATGGTGGCCGAGCTGAAGGCGCTGGTGACGAAGCTCGCGCCCGCGTCCGAGGAGACGAAGAGCGAGGACGGCGAGGAGTCCGAGGAGGCGCCCGCCGAGGGCGAGGACGCGGTGACGAAGTATTTCCGGAGCCTCGTCACGAAGAAGAAGTAG
- a CDS encoding phage major capsid protein: MSVPPKPTPPAAVPPVVEAALAPLITKHVEAALAARPAITSPAVPGRGPALLKYKGMFDTEHPALAALGVRLKSAFLEYEDRTGREKSKGLNQPLREWLEKLKSAGVFESVFAQGGNLWARESRSEEIIDVLRPASILLRAGPRIESGYGAKLTIGVINDGVQVQWEGEDEEASESDLDTGDLILGAFKAMGTIRIGNGLMRKGNLRSAEQLAADVGRAMGLAFDQAGLVGKGPKTPTGILNTAGITKKAISGTSIEQKVADLKSMVADVLEANIPLEGANPFYFMTSTTMMHLSSLRDAPASGTGGWVFPGLQDLQNPTINGFPVGHTQTLAGKNLIGFGLAQELYFGNAAPLEIELGENGNDFKRDRKTLRGVQEGDWQVRRPKAFSIRTGVTY, from the coding sequence ATGTCCGTCCCCCCGAAGCCCACCCCGCCCGCAGCCGTCCCTCCGGTGGTGGAGGCCGCGCTCGCGCCCCTCATCACCAAGCACGTCGAGGCCGCGCTCGCCGCGCGTCCCGCCATCACCAGCCCCGCGGTGCCCGGCCGCGGGCCTGCCCTGCTGAAGTACAAGGGCATGTTCGACACGGAGCACCCGGCGCTCGCCGCCCTGGGCGTGCGCCTCAAGTCTGCCTTCCTGGAGTACGAGGACCGCACCGGCCGCGAGAAGTCCAAGGGCCTCAACCAGCCGCTGCGCGAGTGGCTGGAGAAGCTGAAGTCCGCCGGCGTCTTCGAGTCCGTCTTCGCGCAGGGCGGCAACCTCTGGGCCCGCGAGTCGCGCAGCGAGGAAATCATCGACGTCCTGCGCCCCGCCTCCATTCTCCTGCGCGCGGGCCCGCGCATCGAGTCCGGTTACGGCGCGAAGCTCACCATCGGAGTCATCAACGACGGCGTGCAGGTGCAGTGGGAGGGCGAGGATGAGGAGGCCAGCGAGTCCGACCTGGACACCGGGGACCTCATCCTCGGCGCCTTCAAGGCCATGGGCACCATTCGCATCGGCAACGGACTCATGCGCAAGGGCAACCTGCGCTCCGCCGAGCAGCTCGCCGCCGACGTCGGCCGCGCCATGGGCCTGGCCTTTGACCAGGCGGGCCTCGTGGGCAAGGGCCCGAAGACGCCCACCGGCATCCTCAACACCGCGGGCATCACGAAGAAGGCCATCAGCGGCACCTCCATCGAGCAGAAGGTGGCGGACCTGAAGTCCATGGTGGCGGACGTGCTGGAGGCCAACATCCCGCTGGAGGGCGCCAACCCGTTCTACTTCATGACGTCCACGACGATGATGCACCTGTCCAGCCTGCGCGACGCGCCCGCGTCCGGCACTGGCGGCTGGGTGTTCCCCGGCCTCCAGGACCTCCAGAACCCCACCATCAACGGCTTCCCCGTGGGGCACACGCAGACGCTGGCGGGCAAGAACCTCATCGGCTTCGGCCTCGCGCAGGAGCTGTACTTCGGCAACGCCGCGCCGCTGGAAATCGAGCTGGGCGAGAACGGCAACGACTTCAAGCGCGACCGCAAGACGCTGCGCGGGGTGCAGGAAGGCGACTGGCAGGTGCGCCGCCCGAAGGCCTTCTCCATCCGCACGGGCGTCACCTACTAG
- a CDS encoding minor capsid protein, with protein sequence MGAELRDVELHVAEVLDAAGLGISRTSSPPSLYRGPWPLSAPPQVVAVREVPGDAPEDYMGTGRSFLQPDVQVLVRALTYPDAQTLARQCWSVLHLAAVPGYVSCRAQGMPSYLGADDNHRHRFVFTVTLAYAA encoded by the coding sequence ATGGGCGCCGAGCTGCGAGACGTCGAGCTCCACGTGGCCGAGGTGTTGGACGCGGCGGGCCTGGGCATCTCCCGGACGTCTTCCCCGCCCAGCCTCTACCGCGGGCCCTGGCCCCTCAGCGCGCCGCCCCAGGTGGTGGCCGTGCGCGAGGTGCCGGGCGACGCGCCCGAGGACTACATGGGCACGGGGAGAAGCTTCCTCCAGCCAGACGTCCAGGTGCTGGTGCGCGCACTCACGTACCCGGATGCCCAGACACTGGCGCGACAGTGCTGGAGCGTCCTGCACCTGGCGGCCGTGCCCGGCTACGTCTCCTGCCGCGCGCAGGGCATGCCGTCGTACCTGGGCGCGGACGACAACCACCGGCACCGCTTCGTCTTCACCGTCACCTTGGCCTACGCCGCCTGA
- a CDS encoding phage tail tube protein: MSEPTIIQAQDAYFTTTVPSGALSEADRLDGLSELSIPLTADTVDKNYMGSAEAGWKTSATTMRSFTGTITGHRLKDNAAQNRLETHFLSGLDGYLTVITDAEATAGGQGTRYRVKVTSFETGGAMTDVEPLKVSLTGQGAPVKV; encoded by the coding sequence GTGTCTGAACCCACCATCATCCAGGCCCAGGACGCCTACTTCACCACCACCGTCCCCTCCGGGGCGCTCTCCGAAGCGGACCGCCTCGACGGTCTCTCGGAGCTGTCCATCCCTCTGACCGCCGACACGGTGGACAAGAACTACATGGGCAGCGCGGAGGCCGGTTGGAAGACGAGCGCCACCACCATGCGCAGCTTCACCGGCACCATCACCGGCCACCGGCTGAAGGACAACGCCGCGCAGAACCGCCTGGAGACGCACTTTCTCAGCGGCCTTGACGGGTACCTCACTGTCATCACGGACGCTGAAGCAACGGCGGGAGGCCAGGGCACGCGCTACCGCGTGAAGGTGACGAGCTTCGAGACGGGCGGCGCGATGACGGACGTCGAGCCGCTCAAGGTCTCCCTCACCGGCCAGGGCGCGCCCGTCAAGGTGTAG